In Thalassotalea fonticola, a single genomic region encodes these proteins:
- the ftsH gene encoding ATP-dependent zinc metalloprotease FtsH produces the protein MSDMVKNLILWLVIAIVLMSVFQSFTPGTAAGSKLDYTKFINEIHQGQVAEVRIETDGVINGTKRNGQTFTTLIPTAYDKDLLSDLIANNVKVEGVPEEEPSLLASIFVNWFPMLLLIGIWIFFMRQMQGGGGKGAMSFGKSKARLLSDDQIKTTFADVAGCDEAKEEVAELVDYLRDPSKFQKLGGRIPSGVLMVGQPGTGKTLLAKAIAGEAKVPFFAISGSDFVEMFVGVGASRVRDMFEQAKKSSPCIIFIDEIDAVGRQRGAGLGGGHDEREQTLNQMLVEMDGFEGNEGVIVIAATNRPDVLDPALLRPGRFDRQVTVGLPDIRGREQILKVHMRKVPLGDDVDAAVIARGTPGFSGADLANLVNEAALFAARTSRRLVSMVEFDKAKDKIMMGAERRSMVMSEEEKEMTAYHEAGHAIVGRLVPEHDPVYKVSIIPRGRALGVTMYLPEKDRVSHSKLHLESMISSLYGGRIAEEVIYGSDRVSTGASNDIERATEIARKMVTQWGLSEKMGPMLYAEEEGEVFLGRSAAKTKHMSDDTAKEIDEEVRTFIERNYKRAEDILKNNMDILHAMKDALMTYETIDAWQIDDLMARTTVRAPKGYGDEKPSDTPPSSTSSTPDVNKPADETSS, from the coding sequence TTGAGCGATATGGTAAAGAATCTTATTTTATGGTTAGTAATAGCCATTGTTTTAATGTCAGTATTTCAAAGTTTTACTCCAGGCACTGCCGCGGGGAGCAAACTCGATTACACTAAATTTATTAACGAAATTCATCAAGGACAGGTTGCTGAAGTTCGAATTGAAACTGACGGCGTTATTAATGGTACCAAACGTAATGGTCAAACCTTTACTACCTTGATACCTACTGCTTATGACAAAGACTTATTAAGCGATTTAATTGCGAACAATGTAAAAGTTGAAGGTGTACCAGAAGAAGAGCCTAGCTTATTAGCTAGCATTTTCGTCAACTGGTTCCCAATGTTGTTGCTTATTGGTATTTGGATTTTCTTCATGCGTCAAATGCAAGGTGGTGGCGGCAAAGGCGCAATGAGCTTTGGTAAATCAAAAGCCCGTCTGTTATCAGATGATCAAATTAAAACCACTTTTGCCGATGTTGCGGGTTGTGATGAAGCGAAAGAAGAAGTAGCTGAATTAGTTGATTACTTACGTGACCCGTCAAAATTTCAAAAATTGGGTGGCCGTATTCCTTCCGGTGTTTTAATGGTTGGTCAACCGGGTACAGGTAAAACCTTATTGGCAAAAGCCATTGCCGGTGAAGCAAAAGTACCATTCTTCGCAATTTCAGGTTCTGACTTTGTTGAAATGTTTGTTGGTGTTGGTGCATCACGTGTTCGTGATATGTTTGAACAAGCGAAAAAATCTTCGCCTTGTATCATTTTTATTGATGAAATCGATGCCGTAGGTCGCCAGCGTGGTGCCGGTTTAGGTGGTGGTCATGATGAACGTGAACAAACACTTAACCAAATGCTGGTTGAAATGGATGGTTTTGAAGGCAATGAAGGCGTAATCGTTATTGCTGCTACTAACCGTCCAGACGTATTAGATCCTGCCTTACTTCGCCCTGGTCGTTTTGACCGTCAAGTAACGGTTGGTTTACCTGATATACGTGGTCGTGAACAAATTTTAAAAGTTCATATGCGAAAAGTACCTTTAGGTGATGATGTTGATGCTGCTGTAATTGCTCGTGGTACGCCTGGTTTCTCTGGTGCTGACTTAGCAAACTTGGTAAACGAAGCTGCATTATTTGCTGCTCGTACCAGCCGTCGTTTAGTCTCTATGGTTGAATTTGATAAAGCTAAAGACAAAATCATGATGGGCGCAGAACGTCGTTCTATGGTGATGAGCGAAGAAGAAAAAGAAATGACTGCTTATCATGAAGCAGGACATGCCATTGTTGGCCGTTTAGTACCTGAACATGATCCAGTATACAAAGTAAGTATTATTCCTCGTGGCCGTGCTTTAGGTGTCACTATGTACTTACCAGAAAAAGACCGAGTCAGTCATTCTAAACTGCATTTAGAAAGTATGATCTCATCACTTTACGGTGGCCGTATTGCTGAAGAAGTAATTTACGGTAGCGACAGAGTTTCAACCGGTGCGTCAAATGATATTGAACGTGCCACTGAAATTGCTCGTAAAATGGTAACTCAATGGGGTTTATCTGAAAAAATGGGCCCTATGCTTTATGCTGAAGAAGAAGGAGAAGTGTTCTTAGGCCGAAGTGCTGCGAAAACCAAGCATATGTCAGATGACACGGCAAAAGAGATTGATGAAGAAGTTCGAACTTTCATTGAACGTAACTACAAACGTGCTGAAGATATCTTAAAGAACAATATGGATATTTTGCATGCGATGAAAGATGCATTAATGACTTATGAAACAATTGATGCATGGCAAATTGATGATCTTATGGCTCGTACGACAGTTCGAGCACCAAAAGGTTATGGTGATGAAAAGCCTAGCGACACACCACCAAGTTCAACATCATCTACCCCTGATGTGAATAAACCTGCAGACGAAACGTCGAGCTAA
- a CDS encoding winged helix-turn-helix domain-containing protein, with protein MSLSYAGNSINLPVKVFEFLKLLIIHAEQTVTKEMAIEQVWLGNIEVGKRGAGNAIWALRKAFTELGLDHEVTFKTITKVGYQLLIKPQGIEAAIVTTSELPLATSSTTRRKKVVIVTLVILFISVLLSLLEVENQAVVNETKKVQRITSLEGIEEHPSVSPDGHYMAFLWRAHLKKNQIYIKDLTDDDAPLRLISKVANDQSSPSWSPDGQNIAYLNVDEQGQCSVHVLELITFIDKEITKNCVKSGYLNNLDWSKDGSKIAFSRSLGDRIAIFSYHVQSKQEIQLTKPNASEEDTLMRWHADNHTLAFVRSTELHAEIHSIIDDREQTLVKDKEVILALAWDRGGENLYFNSMEEGSFVIQKYNLNYKTLESFHQDNEIHSLSVNDTTDEVFYTRHVAQESIAVHSLEGGRLLENIQSSSRDMFGQVVPTTSNILFLSNRSGNWEVWLKQADKNIQLTQSKIHGLVSIPAVSPIFDQFVIAMRRPNAQHHSLHIVELPSGNQQKLLDIDGDVRNPSYSADGKRLYFSAKISGKWAIYRYTFISEKLEQVSEGNGKYAVEDDDGGIFFTKDNTRGIFHLSADRHETLITTKLSDLDWGSLFYKNKTLYYIKRTEKADFIIARDGSGSEVELMTLPPITIRNGMGISPGVNDSIIFTLQGINDSDIYKISIK; from the coding sequence ATGTCTCTTAGCTATGCAGGTAATAGCATTAACTTGCCTGTTAAAGTGTTTGAGTTTTTAAAATTACTCATTATTCATGCAGAACAAACTGTTACCAAGGAAATGGCGATAGAACAAGTATGGCTAGGCAATATTGAAGTTGGCAAACGTGGTGCCGGAAACGCTATTTGGGCGTTACGCAAAGCATTTACTGAACTAGGGCTTGATCATGAAGTGACATTTAAAACCATCACCAAAGTTGGTTATCAATTACTAATTAAGCCACAAGGCATTGAAGCGGCAATTGTAACGACTTCTGAATTGCCTTTAGCGACAAGCTCAACAACCCGTCGTAAGAAGGTTGTAATTGTGACTCTGGTAATCTTGTTTATATCAGTACTCCTTTCGCTGCTTGAAGTTGAGAATCAAGCAGTCGTGAATGAAACTAAAAAAGTACAAAGAATTACCAGTTTGGAAGGGATAGAAGAGCATCCGAGTGTTTCTCCCGATGGCCATTACATGGCCTTTTTATGGAGAGCACACCTCAAGAAAAACCAAATATATATTAAAGATTTAACGGATGATGATGCACCTCTTCGTTTGATCAGCAAGGTTGCAAACGATCAGTCCTCGCCGAGTTGGTCTCCAGATGGTCAAAATATTGCCTATTTAAATGTTGATGAACAAGGCCAGTGTAGTGTCCATGTTCTTGAGCTGATTACTTTTATTGATAAAGAAATAACCAAAAACTGTGTAAAGTCTGGTTATTTAAATAATTTAGATTGGTCAAAAGATGGCAGTAAAATTGCTTTTTCTCGTTCGCTTGGCGATAGAATTGCGATATTTAGCTACCATGTGCAAAGCAAACAGGAAATACAACTCACTAAACCTAATGCCAGTGAGGAAGATACGTTAATGCGTTGGCATGCTGATAACCATACTCTGGCATTTGTTCGCTCAACCGAATTGCATGCAGAAATTCACTCTATCATAGATGATAGAGAGCAAACTTTAGTAAAAGATAAAGAAGTTATACTGGCGTTGGCTTGGGATAGAGGAGGAGAAAACCTGTATTTCAACTCCATGGAAGAAGGCTCATTTGTAATTCAAAAGTATAATTTGAATTACAAAACTCTTGAATCATTTCACCAAGATAATGAAATTCATAGTTTATCTGTTAATGACACAACAGATGAAGTGTTTTATACACGTCATGTTGCACAAGAGTCTATTGCGGTGCATTCATTAGAAGGTGGTAGATTACTTGAAAATATACAATCATCTTCGCGAGATATGTTTGGCCAGGTAGTACCAACAACATCCAATATTCTATTTCTTTCTAACCGGAGTGGTAATTGGGAAGTTTGGTTAAAGCAAGCAGATAAAAACATTCAGTTAACCCAGTCGAAAATACATGGTCTGGTATCGATTCCTGCAGTGTCGCCCATATTCGATCAATTTGTCATTGCCATGCGCCGACCAAATGCGCAACATCACAGCTTACATATTGTTGAACTACCATCGGGTAATCAACAGAAACTGCTAGACATTGACGGCGATGTTCGCAATCCATCCTATTCTGCTGATGGTAAACGGTTATATTTTTCAGCAAAAATTTCCGGTAAATGGGCAATATATCGATACACCTTTATTTCTGAAAAATTAGAGCAGGTGAGCGAAGGCAATGGTAAATATGCTGTTGAAGATGATGATGGAGGGATCTTTTTTACTAAAGATAATACCAGAGGGATTTTTCACCTTTCAGCAGATAGACACGAAACGTTAATTACCACAAAACTTTCTGATTTAGACTGGGGCAGCCTATTTTATAAAAATAAGACTTTGTATTATATCAAGCGAACTGAAAAGGCTGACTTTATTATCGCTCGCGACGGCTCTGGTAGCGAAGTAGAATTGATGACGTTGCCGCCAATTACTATTCGTAATGGCATGGGTATTTCACCGGGCGTGAATGACTCTATAATTTTTACTCTGCAAGGCATTAATGACTCAGATATTTATAAGATATCAATAAAATAA
- a CDS encoding S8 family serine peptidase, giving the protein MNFKLNKLALALPMSLVTLGAVAAISADDIPRVEVNKAQKNAMLKASKKTFDNHYFVLLEDEPVALYQGGIKGFKATNVAASNGVNANQKGKLNLKSSASVVYGDYLAIKQNEAFSKIKTVLKRDVVLQDRFKVALNGLVMQLQPNEALALRKIPGVLAVEKEEAHQLLTDVGPQHVGAPSIWENPDVEGSKGEGLIIGVMDTGISSYTSKGWSAADFDNKEFHPSFADVGVDGYDHTNPNGEGVYFGDCVDSPHWCNDKVIGVISYDGMKTSALWDLRSETGQDDHGHGTHVASTIAGNRVDNVNYPTVYPDMESQWDHKYYTSETAVSISGVAPHANIISYKTCSVEGCAPSAAVASIEHAIANGVDVLNYSVGGGASSPWFTSDALAFLSAREAGIHTAVAAGNSGQEGEKTVGSPGNSPWVTTVAALSHSRDFTEEKTASFAGGVAALENLVGKGGTSGITTLTDIVYAGDIEDPMEAELAGGVGYCGEYSLPDYWDMESIEGKVVICRRGGVDADGQPQTRLAKGGSAKNAKAAGMIFINSDEDLDNVENDLHVLPTVHLNKADGEKLLAWLAEGEGHQVSFSDSELVLNNDKADITADFTSRGPDYFTGDYLIPDVGAPGVDILAGGLGDGMQSNDSKVWEKVNGEFRFMSGTSMATPHIAGMYLLMKAAQPNWTPAEAQSALMMTAFTDVKEDDDLDGIANRADMHRTGSGSARVNLAVNAGLVMNETRAGYEAANPSAEKLGISDSIAGWHGQPHQMNMPSLSKGECLLDCSWTRTFKATKAATWTVTFEYYNEGFSLTSDTTQFTVTAGEEVEVNFSAKALQGLDGEWANARVVLTPDDVSIPVQTLPVTVNFIAGMAPDEVDVTANRNNDSVGVDGIVTIGSDDLQMSKSGIAKADIYEFELMRDATNQTIYHWDDADSQTIHAIPLNIQADSKRLVVEVLNTSSPDLDIYVGIDSDLDGEPSVVEMGLMPWMSATETSYELIDEISPRPDTYWVLVHNWAEGPAPLADNEMVCAEGQQADEGMVCAEAPIMDNVKLSITNVKYDEDNMSVDIPVAVEPRAQVSTRLGWDQVMTEGDIYHGVFWLGTSAELDKNIGAVRVNMTRGEDDIKVSEPVINDDKLTFSVRVAANNSVEDVDYDFNMTLADNVTVDLMLKDDVVAGVAMKLNTDELAYKTSANELSWSHTQAAGSNALAFNIVLDTSNVEGIIDTTPVIESSKSSSEITEIKSTEPVFVSGRPIVTANSSAETVASGEMVSITAITVDAVIESPEMSYKWHQTLGPVASLSSESNVVSFIAPEVINSEVVKFELIAFNGHKYSLPTEVVMTVEPKVEEEPIIKDDVLGCTYAEAKNFNPDATQDNGSCEYPVTPTPTPDVIEPDEKSSGGSTSLGFLMLSAFGLMLGRRK; this is encoded by the coding sequence GTGAATTTTAAATTAAATAAACTAGCGTTAGCTCTACCAATGAGCTTAGTGACTTTAGGGGCAGTAGCTGCGATATCAGCTGATGACATTCCTAGAGTTGAAGTAAATAAAGCGCAAAAAAATGCAATGTTAAAGGCAAGCAAAAAAACATTTGATAATCACTACTTCGTATTATTAGAAGATGAGCCCGTTGCACTATATCAAGGCGGAATAAAAGGTTTTAAAGCAACCAACGTTGCCGCATCAAATGGTGTAAACGCTAATCAGAAAGGTAAGTTAAACTTAAAAAGCTCAGCTTCAGTGGTTTATGGAGATTATCTTGCTATTAAGCAAAATGAAGCGTTTAGCAAAATCAAAACAGTACTAAAACGTGATGTGGTTTTGCAGGATAGATTTAAAGTTGCCCTAAATGGTTTAGTCATGCAACTGCAACCGAATGAAGCTTTGGCTCTTCGTAAAATCCCTGGTGTACTGGCGGTTGAAAAAGAAGAAGCGCATCAACTATTAACAGACGTTGGTCCACAGCATGTTGGTGCTCCTAGTATTTGGGAAAACCCCGATGTTGAAGGTTCAAAAGGCGAAGGTTTGATCATTGGTGTAATGGATACCGGTATTTCTTCTTATACATCAAAAGGCTGGTCTGCTGCAGATTTTGATAACAAAGAATTTCATCCATCTTTTGCCGATGTTGGTGTCGACGGCTACGACCATACTAACCCTAACGGCGAAGGTGTGTATTTTGGTGACTGTGTTGATTCACCGCACTGGTGTAACGATAAAGTTATTGGTGTGATCTCTTACGATGGCATGAAAACATCTGCGTTATGGGATCTGAGATCTGAAACCGGGCAAGATGATCACGGCCATGGCACCCATGTTGCTTCAACGATTGCCGGTAACCGTGTTGATAATGTGAACTATCCAACCGTTTATCCAGATATGGAGTCGCAATGGGATCATAAGTATTACACGTCTGAAACTGCTGTTTCTATCAGTGGTGTTGCACCGCATGCCAATATCATTTCGTATAAAACTTGTTCGGTAGAAGGCTGTGCACCAAGTGCTGCCGTAGCTTCTATAGAACATGCGATTGCGAATGGTGTTGATGTATTAAACTACTCGGTTGGTGGTGGTGCTTCTTCTCCCTGGTTTACTTCTGATGCCTTAGCATTTTTATCGGCCCGAGAAGCTGGTATTCATACTGCGGTGGCTGCAGGTAATTCAGGACAAGAAGGTGAAAAAACTGTTGGCTCTCCAGGCAATTCACCTTGGGTTACTACGGTTGCTGCATTAAGTCATTCTCGTGATTTTACTGAAGAGAAAACGGCAAGTTTTGCTGGCGGTGTGGCAGCTCTTGAAAATTTAGTTGGTAAAGGCGGAACTTCTGGCATCACGACATTAACAGATATTGTTTACGCTGGTGATATAGAAGATCCAATGGAGGCAGAGCTTGCCGGTGGTGTTGGCTATTGTGGTGAGTATTCATTGCCAGATTATTGGGATATGGAATCGATTGAAGGCAAAGTTGTTATTTGTCGACGTGGTGGTGTTGATGCCGATGGTCAACCACAAACTCGCCTTGCAAAAGGTGGCTCGGCTAAAAATGCAAAAGCAGCAGGGATGATTTTCATAAACTCAGATGAAGATCTCGATAATGTTGAAAATGATTTGCATGTACTACCAACAGTTCATTTAAATAAGGCTGATGGTGAGAAGTTATTGGCCTGGCTAGCTGAAGGTGAAGGGCATCAAGTTTCTTTTAGCGATTCTGAGTTAGTGCTTAATAATGATAAAGCTGATATTACTGCAGATTTCACTTCTCGTGGGCCTGATTATTTCACCGGAGATTATCTAATTCCTGATGTTGGCGCTCCGGGAGTTGATATTTTAGCTGGGGGCCTTGGCGATGGTATGCAAAGCAATGATTCCAAGGTTTGGGAAAAAGTAAATGGTGAATTCCGTTTCATGAGTGGCACATCAATGGCAACGCCTCATATTGCTGGCATGTACTTGTTAATGAAAGCCGCGCAACCAAACTGGACACCAGCAGAAGCACAATCAGCGTTAATGATGACTGCGTTTACTGATGTGAAAGAAGACGATGACCTTGATGGAATAGCTAATCGCGCCGATATGCACAGAACCGGTTCAGGTAGTGCGCGTGTTAACTTAGCGGTAAATGCTGGTTTAGTGATGAACGAAACACGTGCAGGCTATGAAGCTGCAAACCCTTCTGCTGAAAAGCTTGGTATAAGTGATTCTATTGCTGGTTGGCATGGTCAACCTCATCAAATGAACATGCCAAGTTTATCAAAAGGTGAATGCTTACTCGATTGTAGCTGGACTCGTACTTTTAAAGCGACAAAAGCTGCTACTTGGACGGTAACTTTTGAGTATTACAATGAAGGGTTTAGTTTAACAAGTGATACAACACAGTTTACCGTTACTGCTGGGGAAGAAGTTGAAGTTAACTTTAGCGCAAAAGCATTACAGGGATTAGATGGTGAATGGGCTAATGCTCGAGTAGTCTTAACGCCAGATGATGTTTCAATACCAGTGCAAACTCTACCGGTAACGGTTAATTTTATTGCTGGTATGGCGCCTGATGAAGTCGATGTTACAGCAAATCGTAATAATGACTCTGTTGGAGTTGATGGTATTGTGACAATTGGCTCTGATGATCTTCAAATGAGCAAATCAGGCATTGCTAAAGCCGATATTTATGAATTTGAATTAATGCGCGATGCGACTAATCAAACTATCTACCATTGGGATGATGCCGATAGTCAAACGATTCATGCTATTCCATTAAATATTCAAGCGGATTCTAAGCGTTTAGTCGTTGAGGTGCTTAATACGTCTTCGCCAGATCTTGATATTTATGTTGGTATCGATTCAGACTTAGATGGAGAGCCTTCTGTTGTTGAAATGGGATTAATGCCATGGATGAGTGCGACAGAAACCTCATATGAATTGATTGATGAAATAAGTCCTCGACCAGATACTTATTGGGTACTGGTTCATAACTGGGCTGAAGGTCCTGCACCATTAGCAGATAACGAAATGGTATGCGCTGAAGGCCAACAGGCTGACGAAGGTATGGTCTGTGCAGAAGCACCAATCATGGACAATGTTAAACTCTCTATTACGAACGTAAAGTACGATGAAGATAATATGTCTGTCGATATACCAGTCGCTGTTGAACCTCGAGCGCAAGTTTCTACTCGCCTAGGTTGGGATCAAGTAATGACTGAAGGTGATATTTACCATGGCGTTTTCTGGTTGGGCACATCCGCAGAGCTGGATAAAAACATTGGTGCAGTGCGCGTAAATATGACCCGCGGTGAGGATGATATAAAAGTTAGTGAACCAGTAATTAATGACGATAAACTTACCTTTTCAGTAAGGGTTGCAGCTAATAATAGTGTTGAAGATGTAGATTATGACTTTAATATGACGCTGGCTGATAATGTAACTGTAGATCTGATGCTAAAGGATGATGTTGTTGCTGGTGTAGCGATGAAATTAAATACAGATGAACTGGCATATAAAACCTCTGCTAATGAGCTTTCATGGTCTCACACACAAGCTGCAGGCTCTAATGCATTAGCGTTTAATATTGTATTAGATACATCTAATGTTGAAGGTATTATTGATACAACCCCTGTGATTGAGTCGTCAAAAAGCTCAAGCGAAATTACAGAGATAAAATCAACAGAACCTGTATTTGTTTCTGGGCGTCCTATAGTTACAGCTAACTCTTCAGCAGAAACGGTAGCTTCTGGTGAAATGGTTTCAATAACTGCTATTACCGTTGATGCAGTGATAGAAAGTCCTGAAATGTCATATAAATGGCATCAAACCCTTGGTCCTGTTGCTAGCCTATCCAGCGAAAGTAATGTTGTAAGCTTTATCGCGCCAGAGGTCATCAACAGCGAAGTGGTTAAGTTTGAATTAATTGCTTTTAACGGCCATAAATATAGTTTACCGACTGAAGTTGTTATGACTGTAGAGCCTAAGGTTGAAGAAGAACCTATTATTAAAGATGATGTTCTTGGCTGTACTTATGCTGAAGCAAAAAACTTTAACCCTGACGCAACTCAAGATAATGGTAGCTGTGAGTACCCAGTAACACCTACACCAACCCCTGATGTTATTGAGCCTGATGAAAAAAGCTCAGGCGGTTCAACTAGTTTAGGGTTCTTAATGTTATCTGCTTTTGGCTTGATGTTAGGTCGTCGTAAGTAA
- the yhbY gene encoding ribosome assembly RNA-binding protein YhbY: protein MNLSKKQIQHLKSIAHSLKPVVLLGNNGLTEAVVAEIDYALGHHELIKVKINTTDREVKQLIIDAILRETNSIQVQAIGKVLAIYRQSDDRKIVIPKI, encoded by the coding sequence ATGAATCTATCAAAAAAACAAATTCAGCACCTTAAAAGCATTGCTCACTCTTTAAAACCAGTGGTGTTATTAGGAAATAATGGTCTTACCGAAGCTGTAGTTGCTGAAATAGACTACGCCCTAGGCCACCATGAATTAATTAAAGTAAAAATAAATACGACTGACCGTGAAGTAAAGCAATTAATCATTGACGCTATTCTTAGAGAAACTAACTCAATTCAAGTTCAAGCGATAGGCAAAGTATTGGCCATCTATCGTCAATCTGATGATAGAAAAATTGTAATACCGAAAATCTAG
- the rlmE gene encoding 23S rRNA (uridine(2552)-2'-O)-methyltransferase RlmE: protein MSKANKSRTVSSQRWMKEHFDDEYVKKAQKLGLRSRAVFKIEEINNKDKLIKKGMNVVDLGAAPGGWSEYAVKAVGDNGQVIACDILPMESLPGVAFLQGDFREDAVLDTLLAKIDGRNVDVVMSDMAQNFSGNESTDQPKNMYLVELALDMCHQVLKKNGSFVVKVFQGAGFEQYMKDVRACFNVVKTRKPESSRARSREVYIVATGYKL from the coding sequence ATGAGTAAAGCAAATAAATCAAGAACAGTAAGCTCTCAACGCTGGATGAAAGAACACTTTGACGACGAGTATGTAAAGAAAGCGCAAAAACTGGGTTTACGTTCACGGGCGGTGTTTAAAATTGAAGAAATTAACAACAAAGACAAGCTGATTAAAAAAGGCATGAATGTTGTCGATTTAGGCGCTGCCCCAGGTGGTTGGTCAGAGTACGCAGTGAAGGCCGTAGGAGACAATGGACAAGTGATAGCTTGTGATATATTACCTATGGAATCTTTACCAGGAGTGGCATTTTTACAAGGCGATTTTCGTGAAGATGCAGTTTTAGACACACTACTAGCTAAAATTGATGGTCGTAATGTTGATGTTGTTATGTCTGATATGGCGCAAAATTTCAGTGGTAATGAGTCAACCGACCAACCTAAAAATATGTATTTGGTGGAACTGGCGCTAGACATGTGTCATCAAGTATTAAAGAAAAACGGCAGTTTTGTTGTCAAAGTTTTTCAAGGGGCAGGGTTCGAGCAATACATGAAAGATGTTCGAGCTTGCTTTAATGTAGTTAAAACCCGTAAACCAGAATCTTCTCGAGCACGTTCAAGAGAAGTGTATATTGTAGCTACTGGTTACAAACTGTAG
- the folP gene encoding dihydropteroate synthase → MKFGTKQLDLSEVQIMGILNVTPDSFSDGGNFNNIDHAIKQVQTMVNDGATIIDIGGESTRPGAVDVELQEELDRVIPVIEAITERFDTVISIDTSKAEVMQAAIVSGAGLINDVRALQNEGCLDVVAKSDLPVCLMHMQGMPRTMQSAPHYIDVVQDVMRFFQQRIQVCEQAGIKKQRIILDPGYGFGKTLEQNYQLLANQSQLLQVGLPILAGLSRKSMIGNLLNCSVEQRLAGSLSAAVLAALNGAKIIRVHDVKETVDAVKVFNAMVAQINN, encoded by the coding sequence ATTAAATTTGGTACAAAACAATTAGACCTTAGTGAAGTACAGATCATGGGGATTTTAAACGTAACCCCTGACTCCTTTTCAGATGGTGGCAACTTTAATAATATCGACCATGCAATTAAACAAGTACAAACAATGGTAAATGATGGTGCAACCATCATTGATATAGGCGGAGAGTCGACTCGACCTGGTGCTGTCGATGTTGAACTGCAAGAAGAGTTAGATAGAGTTATCCCTGTCATTGAGGCGATAACTGAACGCTTTGATACGGTTATCTCAATAGATACCAGTAAAGCAGAAGTGATGCAGGCTGCAATAGTCAGTGGTGCAGGCTTAATTAACGATGTTAGGGCATTACAAAACGAAGGTTGCCTTGATGTTGTTGCCAAATCAGATTTACCTGTTTGCTTAATGCACATGCAAGGCATGCCAAGAACCATGCAATCAGCACCGCACTACATTGATGTTGTGCAAGACGTGATGAGGTTTTTCCAACAACGCATACAGGTATGTGAGCAAGCGGGAATAAAAAAACAGCGAATCATACTCGATCCGGGCTATGGTTTTGGTAAAACCTTAGAGCAAAACTACCAGTTATTAGCAAATCAAAGCCAGTTACTACAAGTGGGTTTACCCATTCTTGCCGGTTTATCAAGAAAATCAATGATTGGTAATTTACTCAACTGTTCAGTTGAGCAACGTTTAGCCGGTAGTTTATCTGCAGCTGTTCTTGCCGCATTAAATGGTGCTAAAATAATACGAGTTCATGATGTAAAAGAAACTGTTGATGCCGTTAAGGTTTTTAATGCAATGGTTGCTCAAATTAATAATTAA